One genomic window of Candidatus Shapirobacteria bacterium includes the following:
- a CDS encoding LAGLIDADG endonuclease, with protein sequence MVNTVGSLTKVQKSILIGSLLGDGTMRKKINAYLEVNHAYSQKVLVDWKYCQLKNLVITPPKWRRGNGKREAYRFFTRSLPILTPFYNKFFINGKKTIPDNLKLNALSLAVWFMDDGSKSRSSIYLNTQQFTVDEQNRLIFLLEDQFGIKSTLNKDKIYFRIRVRSESSKKMVKIIEKYILPELRYKLPIVMTP encoded by the coding sequence ATGGTCAATACCGTGGGAAGTCTAACGAAAGTGCAAAAATCCATTCTTATTGGAAGTCTTTTAGGAGACGGTACAATGAGAAAGAAAATAAATGCATATCTTGAGGTAAATCATGCCTATTCACAAAAAGTATTAGTGGATTGGAAATATTGCCAATTAAAAAATTTGGTAATAACTCCGCCAAAATGGAGAAGAGGGAATGGAAAGAGAGAAGCTTACCGCTTCTTTACCCGAAGTTTACCGATTTTAACTCCGTTTTATAATAAATTTTTTATTAACGGGAAGAAAACAATTCCCGATAATTTAAAATTAAATGCTTTGAGTTTAGCTGTGTGGTTTATGGATGATGGGTCTAAAAGCCGATCATCTATTTATTTAAATACTCAACAGTTTACGGTTGATGAACAAAACCGGCTGATATTTCTTTTGGAAGATCAGTTTGGAATTAAATCGACTTTAAACAAAGATAAAATTTATTTTCGAATTCGTGTAAGAAGCGAAAGTTCAAAAAAAATGGTAAAAATTATTGAAAAATATATTTTGCCCGAACTTAGGTATAAATTGCCAATTGTTATGACCCCGTAA
- a CDS encoding GNAT family N-acetyltransferase codes for MEIIKPKAENLEQIKSILEQWTDREEVDKYVARISNEINGRTEFNMQFWVAVEDKNAVGIVGLSNLLPKILFFGKTSNPGEIKILYVDTKRQGKGVGKMLVNFIEHEAKKQKYSELLVRSAFRYRDTAWGFYRKMGYLAKGEIGSGENLKTMQVFGKLL; via the coding sequence GTGGAGATTATTAAACCTAAAGCAGAGAATTTGGAACAAATTAAAAGTATTCTGGAACAGTGGACTGACAGGGAGGAGGTGGATAAGTATGTGGCAAGAATTTCAAATGAGATTAATGGGAGGACAGAATTTAATATGCAGTTTTGGGTGGCGGTGGAAGATAAGAATGCTGTCGGAATTGTTGGTCTGAGCAACCTTTTACCGAAAATATTATTTTTTGGGAAAACAAGTAACCCGGGAGAGATAAAAATATTGTATGTTGATACGAAACGGCAAGGTAAGGGGGTTGGTAAAATGCTTGTGAATTTTATTGAACATGAAGCAAAAAAACAGAAATATTCTGAATTGTTGGTTAGAAGCGCTTTCCGATACAGAGATACTGCGTGGGGTTTTTATCGAAAGATGGGCTATCTTGCAAAGGGAGAAATTGGCAGCGGAGAGAATTTGAAAACAATGCAGGTGTTCGGAAAATTATTGTAG
- a CDS encoding PHP domain-containing protein, which translates to MVTKYYPYILLFTLLLIIVFHVFVNRPEMLQSPSLGNLHTHTTCSDGHDDYETMIQSALDLNFKFIAITDHKICPEVIQRCLSETRIYCIPGLEITSNRTHLLAINITKTINPYQPITKQVAEVHAQGGLAIAAHPYVEIFKYTPDELTGSGIDAMECTDTPNEPHPLPCIFTSDAHRASALKFQYLSCMGQINTFSDLKNALFSSSCSRSFVPNTNLFPPTPTPLLP; encoded by the coding sequence ATGGTTACCAAATATTATCCCTACATTCTTCTTTTCACGTTACTACTAATAATAGTATTCCACGTTTTTGTCAACCGTCCCGAAATGCTCCAATCTCCAAGTTTAGGCAACCTTCACACCCACACCACCTGTTCCGACGGCCACGATGATTATGAAACCATGATTCAATCTGCTCTCGATCTTAATTTCAAATTTATCGCCATCACCGACCACAAAATTTGCCCCGAAGTAATCCAAAGGTGTCTTTCCGAAACCAGAATCTATTGCATACCTGGGCTAGAAATTACCTCCAATCGCACTCATCTTTTAGCCATAAATATCACCAAAACTATTAATCCATATCAGCCAATAACCAAACAGGTGGCCGAAGTTCACGCCCAAGGTGGCCTCGCAATCGCCGCTCACCCTTATGTTGAAATATTTAAATACACCCCCGACGAGTTAACCGGCTCTGGTATTGATGCTATGGAGTGTACCGACACTCCAAACGAGCCCCATCCCCTGCCATGTATCTTTACTAGCGATGCCCATCGCGCTTCCGCCCTAAAATTCCAATACTTATCCTGCATGGGCCAAATCAATACCTTCTCCGATCTCAAAAACGCCCTCTTTTCTTCTTCTTGTTCCCGCTCTTTTGTCCCAAACACCAATCTCTTCCCTCCCACCCCCACTCCACTCTTACCCTGA